The Kordia sp. SMS9 genome window below encodes:
- a CDS encoding efflux transporter outer membrane subunit, producing MKNLTLITIVSLILVSCGITKRDFEVNSNVDINKEYLTENLADEAFESTAVTIEWWTKFNDPVLDSLIEKSRKHNLDINAAVANLYASRATLKGTKFDRFPTVTANGNYTRTRLGENIFVPGSNPTFTTYNSSFDAFWETDLFGRVSNRIKGAYANQQVAIADMQATYILIFAEVARNYMELRGTQYQLDIAQRNLQGQQETYDLTVRLSKSGINNNLDVSRALAQLENTRATIPPLTARIEALKNSLSVLIGEIPGNLDTTIINKKPLPSLPTSVSVGDVSELVRRRPDVRKAEAALQIQIAKYNLSVAELYPKIQFGGSIGFSAVDFSNFGSNESFTWNIFPSISWAAFNLGRVKQQINKEDALTLASLQNYEKTVLEALEEIKTAMSNYTNELQRRELLRQSSEASATAKNFAQQRFNAGLDNFIDYLNADNTLLQAENRLAISETQSMTSLIAIYKALGGGWEIISDQELQQKYQDLQTKETSK from the coding sequence ATGAAAAATCTAACACTAATTACGATTGTTTCGCTGATCTTGGTTTCATGTGGAATCACAAAGCGAGATTTTGAAGTCAATTCTAATGTTGACATTAACAAAGAATATTTAACCGAAAACTTAGCAGACGAAGCTTTTGAAAGCACCGCTGTCACTATTGAATGGTGGACGAAATTCAACGATCCTGTGTTGGATAGCTTAATCGAAAAATCAAGAAAACACAACTTAGATATCAACGCGGCAGTTGCCAATTTGTATGCTTCACGCGCTACCTTAAAAGGTACAAAATTTGACCGATTCCCAACGGTAACTGCCAATGGAAATTATACCAGAACACGTTTAGGGGAAAATATTTTTGTGCCAGGAAGCAATCCTACATTTACGACGTATAATAGCAGTTTTGATGCGTTTTGGGAAACCGATTTGTTTGGAAGAGTTTCTAACCGAATCAAAGGCGCGTATGCCAATCAACAAGTAGCCATCGCAGACATGCAAGCTACGTATATATTGATTTTTGCAGAAGTAGCACGTAATTATATGGAACTGCGCGGCACACAATATCAACTGGACATTGCACAACGAAATTTACAAGGGCAACAAGAAACCTATGATTTAACCGTGCGACTTTCCAAGTCAGGAATCAACAATAATTTGGATGTTTCTAGAGCCTTGGCACAGTTAGAAAATACACGTGCGACCATTCCGCCATTAACCGCGCGAATTGAAGCTTTAAAAAATAGTTTGAGCGTATTAATCGGAGAAATTCCTGGAAATTTAGACACTACAATTATCAATAAAAAACCATTGCCAAGTTTACCAACAAGTGTCTCTGTAGGTGATGTTTCTGAGTTAGTACGTCGTCGTCCCGATGTGCGCAAAGCGGAAGCAGCATTGCAGATTCAAATTGCGAAATACAATCTTTCGGTAGCGGAATTGTACCCAAAAATTCAATTTGGCGGAAGCATTGGATTTTCTGCGGTAGATTTCTCCAACTTTGGAAGCAATGAATCATTTACCTGGAATATATTTCCAAGCATCAGTTGGGCAGCATTTAATTTAGGTCGCGTCAAACAACAAATTAACAAAGAAGATGCTTTAACATTAGCTTCGCTACAAAACTATGAAAAAACGGTTTTGGAAGCCTTGGAAGAAATCAAAACGGCGATGAGCAATTATACCAACGAGTTGCAACGTAGAGAACTATTGCGTCAATCCTCAGAAGCGAGCGCTACAGCAAAAAACTTTGCGCAACAACGCTTCAACGCAGGATTGGATAATTTTATTGATTATTTAAACGCTGATAACACCTTGCTTCAAGCCGAAAACCGATTGGCAATCAGCGAAACGCAATCTATGACGTCTTTAATTGCTATTTACAAAGCTTTAGGTGGCGGATGGGAAATCATTTCTGATCAAGAATTACAACAAAAGTACCAAGACTTACAAACAAAAGAGACTTCAAAATAA